From a single Gimesia fumaroli genomic region:
- a CDS encoding PQQ-like beta-propeller repeat protein: MPRFIFARNFITPLRTVLGICLCLSALTTLQAENWPRFRGIDGSGISSEKGFPLKWTDKDYAWKKELPGLGHSSPSIWGDNLFVTSALGEGETRYLFCIDPKTGQEKWRRGTELKKSHKHRKGSWASSTPATDGEHVYVEFADEETYLLIAYDLKGNKIWERNLGSFTSQHGHGSSPMIYKNLVIATNDQQGPSSVTAFNKLTGKTVWQADRAVRRTSYATPIIIDHPNTGPQLICVSGATGVSSLDPETGKVNWTTGEFPMRTVSSPVYGEGLIFATCGGGGRGKLLYGVDPTGSGNIKETHIKYQRSTKLPYVPTPVVYEGHLYLWGDSGVVSCVDLATQKNVWTERVDGGYSSSPVCINGILYCIDENGQVAMIDASPKFKSHGKVKLDDPSHATVVVANGQMFLRTFKNLYCLDAQK; encoded by the coding sequence ATGCCTAGATTTATTTTCGCCCGTAATTTCATTACTCCTCTGCGGACGGTCCTTGGTATTTGTCTCTGCTTATCCGCCTTGACAACATTACAGGCTGAGAACTGGCCTCGCTTTCGCGGGATTGACGGTTCCGGGATTTCCAGTGAAAAAGGGTTCCCGTTGAAATGGACCGACAAAGACTATGCCTGGAAAAAAGAACTTCCCGGCTTAGGCCATTCGTCCCCCTCCATCTGGGGCGATAATCTGTTTGTGACCTCCGCCCTCGGTGAAGGAGAAACCCGCTACCTGTTCTGTATCGACCCGAAAACCGGCCAGGAAAAGTGGAGACGCGGAACGGAACTGAAAAAAAGCCATAAACACCGCAAAGGAAGCTGGGCTTCCAGCACACCAGCCACAGATGGCGAACACGTTTATGTGGAATTTGCAGACGAAGAAACTTACCTGCTGATCGCCTACGATCTCAAAGGAAACAAAATCTGGGAACGCAACCTGGGATCATTCACCAGCCAGCACGGACACGGTAGTTCCCCCATGATCTATAAAAACCTGGTGATCGCCACAAATGACCAGCAGGGTCCCAGTTCTGTTACTGCCTTTAACAAGCTGACCGGAAAAACTGTCTGGCAGGCAGACCGGGCTGTACGCAGAACGTCCTATGCAACTCCCATCATTATCGACCACCCTAACACCGGGCCACAGCTGATCTGTGTCAGCGGTGCCACCGGAGTCAGCAGTCTCGACCCGGAAACAGGAAAGGTCAACTGGACCACGGGAGAATTCCCAATGCGAACCGTTTCGTCGCCTGTCTACGGTGAAGGCCTGATCTTTGCCACCTGTGGCGGCGGAGGAAGAGGCAAGCTGCTCTACGGCGTCGATCCTACCGGATCAGGAAATATCAAAGAAACCCATATCAAGTATCAGCGTTCTACCAAGCTGCCTTATGTCCCCACACCGGTTGTCTATGAAGGGCACCTCTATCTCTGGGGCGACAGTGGTGTCGTCAGCTGTGTTGATCTGGCAACCCAGAAGAATGTCTGGACCGAACGCGTCGATGGCGGCTACAGCAGCTCCCCCGTCTGCATCAACGGTATCCTGTACTGCATTGATGAAAACGGTCAGGTTGCCATGATTGATGCTTCTCCCAAATTCAAATCGCATGGGAAAGTCAAACTCGATGATCCCAGTCACGCCACCGTCGTTGTGGCCAACGGCCAAATGTTCCTGAGAACCTTCAAAAACCTGTATTGCCTGGATGCTCAGAAGTAA